The sequence TTGGCCAGTGTCACGGCAAAGACTGGGCAGGCGGATCTAGTCAACATTTCGATGCGATAGCCCTGCGGTTCAAGGGCGCCGCGAATGGCTGGCATCCAGCTAGCGGCCATGCTGTCCCCCAAGACGACTGCAACCTTGGAGGACTTCTTGTCGCCGTATACGCAGTCGACGCCCCACTTCTCGGCTGGCACTGTAAGACAGCGATCCTTGTAAACCTCCGGTGCCCATGAGGAGTTTCCAAGAGCATCTAGAGATGGGCTGAGCTCGGGCCAAGCAGTGCTGGTTAGGGAAGCAGCTATCTGGTCTTGCACACCCTGTACAGCCGGACTGAACTTTGGCGCAGCAGCATTGGCGAAACCTGAGGGTTTGGGTGCTGCGGCATACGCGGCCGACGATGGTGTTTCCTGCGGCGTCAGAGCTAACAATGAGGTACCGCCGGTTATTACAGCAAGTACAGCGAGACCAATATAGGCGGCCTTGTTAGATACTCCAGCTCCACGCTGCATGCGAGGCCGCCGGAACGGCCGGCGCGCGCGGGGACCCCTCTTCCTCCTTACGTCGAGCCAAGAAGATCGGCGAATCGTGTCCTCCACGAAGTGGTAAGACAAGACTGAAAGGCCAACAGACATCGCGAGTGCAAGATAGAAATAGATTGGTTGTGTTGCCGGGACATAGGCCGTCAGTAGGATTATGACCGGCCAGTGCCAAAGGTATAGCGAGTATGAGATGTCGCCGATGTAGCCTGCTACTCGGTTTGTCAGCGGTTTCAGGAAGTCCCGGGAGCTACCGGTTCCCGCGACGATAACCAGTGCAGTCGATAAAACCGGGAGTGCTGCCCAAGGCGCAGGAAAAGTCGATTCTGGGGTGATGACGAACAAACTGGCTATAATGCCAGCAAAACCAGACCATCCTAGGGTCGGTCGGATCGCTTGGGGTATGCGTGCAAGGAGTCCAACCGATGCGGCGAGAATTGCGCCGACACCGAGTTCCCAGGCCCTAGAGACGGTCGAAAAGTATGCCCAAGAAGGCGATGTTGCGGACTCATGCATGGCCCATACAAAGGAGCCTGCAGTGAGAAGGACAAGAGCGGTAAGGAGAATAGTCTTGCGTACCTTCTGCTGCCGCTCAGATTTGAAGCCGAAACCAAGAATCACGACCATCACTATCGGCCACACCATGTAGTACTGCTCTTCGACAGCGAGGGACCAGTAGTGCTGCAAAGGTGAAACGGGCCCTTGGTTCTGCATGTAGTCGGTGCCCACCAGAGCCAGATGCCAGTTCGCGGCAAAAAAGAATGACCAGATGGCGTCAACAGCCACTGCCTGCGCCCTGGTCGCTGTATAGATCGACCACGATGCAGCCACCGTGACAGCAAGGACCAAAACTGCAACAGGTGTGATGCGCCGAATTCGACGGCGGTAGAAGTCAAGGAATGAAATCCGTCCAGATCTGGCATGCTCCTTGATGAGCAATCCAGTGATCAGGAAGCCTGAGATCACGAAGAAGACGTCAACACCGACGAAACCACCAGCGGGAAACTTGAAGAGGTGGTCTGCTACAACGGACAGGACGGCCAAGGCACGAAGGCCCTGAATATCGAGCCGCTGCAGTGATTTCCCCGGCCCGGTTTTCGCCGCCGTGGCATGCCTGATCGCGATCGCGGAACTACGCATTGTTTTCCCCCAGAAGAAATGAGACCTACCGGCTATTCTACGGCTACGCAAGCCCGCTCACCGACCCGCCCACGGACGCCAATGGCATGAGCAATACACGTATCGATGCCGTTACCTGGCGGTCGGGTAGGCTCGTCGCCAAAAACCGCAGGCCTTATGACACACGACTCGATTCCCCCCGGCTCTCCTGCAAACGTTTGATGAACCACCGAGACTGCTCAGGTCCATATGGCAAGACAGGAATTGCCTTCGTAGCATCGTTGGGTGTGTCACGAATGGACTGGCGGGCTTGGCGGACGGCGGTGCTCATGGTGTTCGCCATGGTTTTGACGAACTGGTCGCTGCAGGGCTTTCCGTGGCCCGGAATAAGGAATTCGTACCGGTGGCGCAGTGCCGAGATGTGCCGGAGAACGTCGGCCCATTCCTCGGGGTAGGAGTCCTCGAACGAGGGGTGGGCGCCATGCTCCACCAGGTCACCCACGTAGAGAGTCGTGGGCGTCCCCACAAGGAGATCACCATCAGTGTGGCCGCGGCCCAGGTAGAACAGGGTCGCAGTGAGGCCACCCAGGTCCACCAGGACGGGCTGGTCTTTGACGATTGCATTGGGGACCACGAGTTCCACGTTCTCGCCTTCACCGGCGGCCATCTCAGGCTCCAGCGTTCCAACGTGCCGGCGCTGCACGTCACCGCGCTGGTCAATCTCGGTGGCGCAGTTCTGGTGGGCCCAAAATTCAGTCACCCCAGCTTCAACGAAGACGGCGTTGCCGAAGAAATGATCGTAGTGGGCATGGGTATTGACTACCACGAGCGGCAGGTCCGTTTTCTGCCTGACTGCGTCCAAGATCTCGCGTCCCTGGCGGGGACCGCATCCGGTGTCAATAAGCATAGCGCGTTCGGAGCCGACTACCAGGCCCGTGTTCAGCAGGGATCCTTCAGTGACCAGTACATAGTTGTCCGTGCCGACTTCGAGCCATTCCGACATTGTTTCTCCGACCTCCGGCAAAGCAGTGTGCGATCGTCTTGGTCACCGATTGTACTCATTCACGCCTCGGACGTTTTGATGCGCGCGCTGACTCCATTAGCGACTGACGGAGTGGGGCCGTTCACTCGGTTCGTGACCGGCCACGGGTTGCCAGTGCAATGGCCGCCCATGGCTCCGGACCCCCGGCTCCCTGAAACTCGGAGCATGGACAAAGGACTGCCGCTCGGGCCACATGCACGTATCTCACGCAACTCATCCGTGCAGACAGCCCCGGACTTAGTCGTCACTCTGTCCAAGGTAGAATTGCGGGGACTCACGCATTTTGCCGTTCTGGGGGCGGCTGGTCTGAATGCCCCCGCAATAAACTAAGGGGCCCGAGCTTGGACCTACGCGAGTACCTGCGCATCTTTCGACGTAACTCGTTACTAATAGTGGCTGTCACCCTAGCGGGTTTGCTCGCTGGCGGAACCTACTCCATTCTGACGAAGCCGACCTACACTGCAGAAACACAGCTGTTTGTGGCCATTCAGAGCTCCGGTTCCGTGCAGGAACTGCAGCAGGGAAATACTTTCAGTCAGGCGCGAGTTCAGTCGTACGTCAAGACCGTCTCGTCCCCCGTGGTACTTCAGCCTGCCATCGACGCCCTGGGCTTGGCAGTCACCCCCCAAGAACTTGCGACACGCGTAAAGGCGACTACAGACGCCAATACTGTGCTAATTACTATCGCAGTCGAGGACGGCTCCTCCGTGCAAGCCGCTGCTACGGCACAAGCGGTAGCAGAGAGCCTCATCAAGGCCGTCGACACCTTGGAGAAACCGAAAACTGGCGGTACATCACCGGTAAGTCTGTCGGTCATCACGCCGGCCACTGCGCCTACCTCACCGTCAGCTCCAAACACCAAAATCAACCTAATTCTTGGGTTGCTCGTTGGTCTTACAGTTGGTGCTGCTATATCGCTACTAAGGTCCACTCTCGATACCAGAATCCGCGGCGAAGCAGATGTGCGGCGGGTAAGCGACGCCCCACTGCTGGGTGGTATCAGTTTTGATCCTTTGGCGACGCGAAATCCGCTACTGACACAGGCGGCGGCGCAAAGTCCCCGAGCAGAATCTTTCCGCCAGCTTAGAACAAACTTGCAGTTTGCCAACGTAACCGGTCACGCAAAATCTGTCCTTGTAAGTTCATCTCTCCCAGGAGAGGGCAAAAGCACCACCGCCACGAACCTGGCCATCGCCTTGGCTCAGGCCGGAAAATCGGTCTGCCTTATCGACGCTGACCTTCGTCGGCCGATGGTTCACGAGTACCTGGGTTTGGACAGGAATGCAGGCCTAACAACGGCACTTGTTGGGGCGGCAGATGTCAACGATCTCCTGCAGCCATGGGGAGAAGATAACCTTCACGTCCTCACATCAGGACAGATCCCTCCCAATCCAAGTGAGCTCTTGGGTTCTGACGATATGCGGAACCTAATTGAAAGCCTGGAGGAAGCGTTCGATTCAATCGTAATTGACGCTCCACCACTACTTCCCGTTACAGACGCCGCCGTTCTTTCACGACACGTAGGAGGCGTTGTACTGGTCATCGGATCACAAAAGATTTCCCAACAGGACCTGGAAAAGTCTCTGAGTGCTCTGGACCTCGTCGGCGCAAATCTTCTTGGGGTCGTGTTGAACAGGCTGCCGGTGAAGGGGCCCGATGCCTACAGCTACAGCTACTACAGCAACGACCAAGGCAGCGACTACCAGGGCGAATCTTTAAGCAGCAATCCCTCTGACACGCCGAAAGTGCGCCGCTCTCGAGACAATAGCAGAGAAGAAGCGACACACACTTACCGCTCCCCAAGCAAGTTTCCGCTCGGTCATAACTAACCCCCGGCACCGATGGGAACTGAGCCAGGACGTGATGAACTCGGGAATCCCGGAAGCGTCTATCGTTGCAACTCCCATAGTGGTTGAGTTTTCTGATTTGTAGCCTGCCCGCCCATCATCTTTGAGCTGCATAGGAATTCATACATGGCTGCTTTGCCCCGCGTCGATCACGCCTTAGACCGGCGAGGCAACACGGCGAAAGGCATATCATTTAGCGCATTCGCCGGAATCGCCTCTCTGGTAGCAGGCGTGGTATTGCTCCCTTTAGTGCTTTCTGCCGTTGGCGCCGCAGCGTATGGAACTTGGTTGTTTCTCTTAGCGGTTGCATCCTTTCTCTTCTTTCTAGATCTCGGCGTCGGGACGGCGATCGTGCATTTCCTGTCGCGTTCTCGAAGCGGTGACGAAACGACAGATCCGAATAGGGTCACTTCAACAGGACTCGCTTGGGCTGCCGGAGCCTGCTTGCTCGCCCTAAGCGTTTTCGCTGCTGTAGCAATCAACTACGCCAACGAGGCGCGTCAGAGTGTGAGCGACACCGAGTTTTCGGTCATGGTCCTCGCAGGCATCGGCATCCTTGCGACTATGGCGATCCGACCAATGAGCTCCGTACTCTTTGGATCAGGCTTCCTGCATGTTGAGCGGACCTACCAGGTAGTCGGAGTTCTTGTACGGGTACTTGGAACACTGGCAGCTTGCTGGCTGAATGGCGGCATCATAGGTGTGGTCTTGGCGGAAGCTGTTGCTCTTATGGTGCCACCCATCATCGCGACCTTCAGAGTTCGCCGGTTACAACTCGTCCATATGCATTGGAACAAGGTATCAACCGCCGAACTTAAACGCATGATGGCCTACAGCTTGGGCGCCTTCAGTGTTTCCATGGTGGGTGCCTCAATTTTGCAATTCGGAACGGTGATCATTGGAGTAATAGGCAATGCAGATCAGGTTGCTTATTTCAATGCCGCATTCCGGATATATGCAAGCGTACGACAGGTTATTGGCTGGCTCACAGATCCTTTCCGCTCGGTATTGAGCAGGCTCTACGTCAGAGATTTGAGCAAAGCGAACGTCGTGCTTTACGATCTTCTTTTTGTCGCCTTCGCGGCATCGACAATTGGATGCCTTCTCCTTCTCGTAACGCTACCTGTGGTGCTAGAAGTCTGGCTTGCGGGGTCAGTCCCAACCACCGAGGTTGCGACGGCAGCAAGCGCCCTTCTTGCCGGCCTCGTCCTCAATGCACTCCACATACCGCTGATCCCAGCGTCTGACGCCGCCGGGAGTCCAGGCGCTTTCCTGACTCACCAAGTCATGTGGCTTGTATCGTACGCCGGGTTCGCCCTCATACTTTTTCCCGCCTGCGGCATAACAGGGGTGGCCTTGGCAATGACAATTCCGCTGCCGGTTCTGGAGTTTGCATACTTGTTGACAGCAGGTCGCACTGTAAATCTTAATTACAAACGGTGGTTTACTCGGGTGGCACGCCCGGTTCTTCCGGTGCTGATTCTCGGACTGATTGCCGTCTCGTTTACTGCTATATTTCCGCAACCAGTGTACGTAGTCGCTGCCGGAATATTTTTTGCTGGATCGAGCATATTATTGTTGTTTCTAACACGTGTTAGCTGGTCCTATAGTTCCGTACTCGGTTCGTTACGCACCGAAGCATAAGTGGAGCATGGGAATCGAGATAGGAATATTCATTGAGCATGACAGTTGAGTCCGTTCTTTCGGGTTTCAGACTTGAGACCAAGACAGCCCTAATTGATGCCCTAGATGGAATCGACCAAGTTGCGCTGCTTGATTTTCCGTCACACATGAATGTTGGTGATGGGATGATCTGGGCCGGTGAGCGAGCATACCTGCAGTCCTTGGGCATTCGAGTTCGATACACCTGCGACATCGAGCGCTACAGCCCGGTTGCACTCAAGAAGATGCTTCCTGCGGGAGCCATCCTTCTTCACGGTGGCGGTAATCTTGGGGACGTCTGGCCCAAGTTTCAGGCCTTTCGAGAACGCGTAGTTGGCGATTTCCCAGACCGAAAGATCATCCAACTTCCACAGACCCTCTACTACGACTCGCCGGTTCGAGCGCGAGCATCTGACCGGATCTTTGGTAACCACGCTGACCTCACCGTCATGTTGCGTGATGAGAACTCCATGGAAAGGGCTGAGAGACTGCTCCCGTCAGTTCGAAAAGTGTTCGTACGAGACATGGCACTGGGTTGGAGCCCGGACATTCCAACTTCGGATATGAGCCGAGGCGTTCTCGTCCTGGCTCGCAGGGATACCGAGGCTAAAGGATCAACTGCCAGCGTTGCCAAACAACTCAGTGCTATGGCGGATGTTGAGGTTGCAGACTGGGGTCTAAAGGGTCTAGAGCGTGCTAAATGGAAGGCAACAAAGATTCCTGGCAGGATCGCGCGTCAGAATGACGTGCTGCTAGATTCGCGTCAGACAGCCAAGTTGCTGACGCATTCTTACGAGCGAATGCTCGGAATGAATCTCCAAGCGGGGGTTCAAGAATTTGCCAACCGCAGGCTTATCATCACGGATAGGTTACATGCGCATGTGCTTGCTTCCCTAATGGAAATTCCACACGTCGTATTAGATAACTCCTACGGCAAAGTGAGCTCCATTTATAATGATTACACTCACAAGTTCCCTTCAGCTCGGTTCGCTACCTCTCAACCTGAAGCGCTGGAACTCGCCAGGGACCTGCTGGCCAAGGGGAACTCATGAGGACAGTCGAGGTGCTCTACGCAACTGGCCGGGACGTAAGGGCGTGGGAAAAAGCCTATGCCGAAGGATCGGTTCCGGACCGATGGCCTTATGGACTTCATCAGGTCAGTGCAGGGATGGACAAGCCAGCGAGCTATTCTGAGGCGCTACCTCTGAACCAAAAATCCTTGCTGAAGTGGCTGGCCGCCAGCCTTCATCGTGGGAACAACAACCAGACGGCAATCGCCTGGGACGAAGACACCGCGATTCGACTATTCTTCCAAAAGCCTTCCGCGGCAAAGTATACCGGGGTCATCTGGGCTACTGACCGCCTAATCCGACAGGAAACCAATAGGAAGGACATGATCCTCCGTAGGATACTTCCAAAGTTTGACGGACTATGGGTATTGAGTCGCGCTCAAGAGGAAGTCCTCCGCACGTGGTTGGGCCGGGATGCGCCCCCCATCTTCTTTTTACCATTTGGCATTGATGAAGATTTTTTCTCGCCATACGAGTACCCAAAAAAACCTCTTGTTCTCAGTGTGGGACGTGACCGGGATCGAGATTCAGCCACACTCTTCGAAGCTCTGGAAGAAGTTAAGCGCATCCGACCCGATGTGGAGTTGGCTGTGCAAACGACGGCATCTACGGCGGCGCCACCCGGCGTGACATTACTACCTATGATGCCCCACACTGAGCTGCGTCAGCACTACCGGGCCGCCTCTGTAGTGGCGGTAGCAACTCGTCCAAACGTTCATGTATCTGGGATGACTGTGGCGCTAGAGGCGATGGCAACTGGCCGCCCAGTGGTCATAAGCGGTACAGAGGGCATGGCGGACTACGTAGAGCACGGCATTTCAGGCGTACTCGTTAAACCACAGGACGCCGGTTCTATGGCCTCTGGAATACTGGGACTTTTGGGTAACCCTGTGGAGGCCGCAGAGATGGGAATACGAGGCCGCCAAAAGGTGGAATTGCATCACACCACTCAGAAGATGGCACAGCTTTTGTCTAGCATGATTCGACAGTAGTTCGGCGCATTACAAATATTCGATTGAGCGCAAGAGGGCCCGGACGCACATGAACTGGTCTCCGAATGTTGGAGCCTAACCCGCGAGGGCCTGAGCACGGTATTGCACCGGGCTCAGGCCCTCGAGCTTTGTCGAGATTCTTTCGGTGTTGTACCAGCGGATGTACTTGTACAGTGCCGTGGTAAGTGCTTCGGTGTTGAGTAAGCGGACCCGGTGGAAGAGCTCTTCTTTGAGGTGTCCGAAGAAGTCCTCCCTCACTGCGTTGTCGTAGCAATTGGCTTTGCGGTACATCGATTGTCCTGCACCGGCTCCCTCGAGGAGAGCCCACCAGGAGGCGTGCTGGTACTGGAAGCCCTGATCCAAATGTACGAGCGGATGCTGACCGTGCTCAAGGCAGCTGAGGGCCTCGCGCAGCGAGGCGTTGGTGAGCTCCAGGTTCGGGGAGAGGCCACCGCGGTAGGAGATGATCTGCCGGTCGAAGAGGTCCATGACCGGCGAGAGGTAGAGCTTGCGGCCGTCGACGCTGAACTCGGTTACGTCTGTTACCCATTTCTGATTTTGGGCATCCGCGTCGAACTCCCGGTTCAGCAGCTTCTGGGCAACTCTGCCCTGCTCGCCCTGGTGGGAGTTGCAGCGCTTCTTCCATCGGACCATGCAGACAAGCCGCAGCGAACGCATCAGCTTCAGCACGGATTTCTTCGAAATCGACCACCCTTGCTTGACCAGCTCGGTATGAACCCGGCGGTGCCCGCACCGGCCATGGTTCTTCTCGAAGATCTCCGTGACGGTGGCCATGAGTGACTTCTGCGGATCGGGGACTAGGAGACGGGCTTGGTGATAGAAGAACGTCGACCGGGCAACGCCGGCGACCTGCAGCAGGACCGACGGGGGAAGTCAGCCTTGAGGGTGATGAGGGCCTTGACCTTCACCGTCGTTCCTGCGCCCTCAAGGCCCGCAATTTTCCCAGGTAAGCCACTTCCGCCCTCAGCCGCTCGTTCTCCCGCCGTAAACGTTCCAGTTCAGGCAGCTCCGCAGGCGGCGGCGAGTCGGGCTTCCTGGGTCGGCCTTTGGACTTCGGTTGCAACGCATCGGCACCCTCGCGACGATATGCCCGCACCCACGTTTCGAGCAGACGAGGCGAGGATAATCCGGCTTCTAGCGAGATCCGGGGAAGTCTCGCCCGCGGTGAACCGTTCGACCAAGGCGATCTTGAATTCGAACGAGTACATACGTTTTGTGGGCTTTGCCACCAACGCTCCTC comes from Pseudarthrobacter sp. NIBRBAC000502770 and encodes:
- a CDS encoding helix-turn-helix domain-containing protein, with the protein product MVEERWWQSPQNVCTRSNSRSPWSNGSPRARLPRISLEAGLSSPRLLETWVRAYRREGADALQPKSKGRPRKPDSPPPAELPELERLRRENERLRAEVAYLGKLRALRAQERR
- a CDS encoding glycosyltransferase family 4 protein, with translation MRTVEVLYATGRDVRAWEKAYAEGSVPDRWPYGLHQVSAGMDKPASYSEALPLNQKSLLKWLAASLHRGNNNQTAIAWDEDTAIRLFFQKPSAAKYTGVIWATDRLIRQETNRKDMILRRILPKFDGLWVLSRAQEEVLRTWLGRDAPPIFFLPFGIDEDFFSPYEYPKKPLVLSVGRDRDRDSATLFEALEEVKRIRPDVELAVQTTASTAAPPGVTLLPMMPHTELRQHYRAASVVAVATRPNVHVSGMTVALEAMATGRPVVISGTEGMADYVEHGISGVLVKPQDAGSMASGILGLLGNPVEAAEMGIRGRQKVELHHTTQKMAQLLSSMIRQ
- a CDS encoding polysaccharide pyruvyl transferase family protein, with translation MTVESVLSGFRLETKTALIDALDGIDQVALLDFPSHMNVGDGMIWAGERAYLQSLGIRVRYTCDIERYSPVALKKMLPAGAILLHGGGNLGDVWPKFQAFRERVVGDFPDRKIIQLPQTLYYDSPVRARASDRIFGNHADLTVMLRDENSMERAERLLPSVRKVFVRDMALGWSPDIPTSDMSRGVLVLARRDTEAKGSTASVAKQLSAMADVEVADWGLKGLERAKWKATKIPGRIARQNDVLLDSRQTAKLLTHSYERMLGMNLQAGVQEFANRRLIITDRLHAHVLASLMEIPHVVLDNSYGKVSSIYNDYTHKFPSARFATSQPEALELARDLLAKGNS
- a CDS encoding polysaccharide biosynthesis tyrosine autokinase encodes the protein MDLREYLRIFRRNSLLIVAVTLAGLLAGGTYSILTKPTYTAETQLFVAIQSSGSVQELQQGNTFSQARVQSYVKTVSSPVVLQPAIDALGLAVTPQELATRVKATTDANTVLITIAVEDGSSVQAAATAQAVAESLIKAVDTLEKPKTGGTSPVSLSVITPATAPTSPSAPNTKINLILGLLVGLTVGAAISLLRSTLDTRIRGEADVRRVSDAPLLGGISFDPLATRNPLLTQAAAQSPRAESFRQLRTNLQFANVTGHAKSVLVSSSLPGEGKSTTATNLAIALAQAGKSVCLIDADLRRPMVHEYLGLDRNAGLTTALVGAADVNDLLQPWGEDNLHVLTSGQIPPNPSELLGSDDMRNLIESLEEAFDSIVIDAPPLLPVTDAAVLSRHVGGVVLVIGSQKISQQDLEKSLSALDLVGANLLGVVLNRLPVKGPDAYSYSYYSNDQGSDYQGESLSSNPSDTPKVRRSRDNSREEATHTYRSPSKFPLGHN
- a CDS encoding IS3 family transposase, which translates into the protein MLQVAGVARSTFFYHQARLLVPDPQKSLMATVTEIFEKNHGRCGHRRVHTELVKQGWSISKKSVLKLMRSLRLVCMVRWKKRCNSHQGEQGRVAQKLLNREFDADAQNQKWVTDVTEFSVDGRKLYLSPVMDLFDRQIISYRGGLSPNLELTNASLREALSCLEHGQHPLVHLDQGFQYQHASWWALLEGAGAGQSMYRKANCYDNAVREDFFGHLKEELFHRVRLLNTEALTTALYKYIRWYNTERISTKLEGLSPVQYRAQALAG
- a CDS encoding acyltransferase family protein, producing the protein MRSSAIAIRHATAAKTGPGKSLQRLDIQGLRALAVLSVVADHLFKFPAGGFVGVDVFFVISGFLITGLLIKEHARSGRISFLDFYRRRIRRITPVAVLVLAVTVAASWSIYTATRAQAVAVDAIWSFFFAANWHLALVGTDYMQNQGPVSPLQHYWSLAVEEQYYMVWPIVMVVILGFGFKSERQQKVRKTILLTALVLLTAGSFVWAMHESATSPSWAYFSTVSRAWELGVGAILAASVGLLARIPQAIRPTLGWSGFAGIIASLFVITPESTFPAPWAALPVLSTALVIVAGTGSSRDFLKPLTNRVAGYIGDISYSLYLWHWPVIILLTAYVPATQPIYFYLALAMSVGLSVLSYHFVEDTIRRSSWLDVRRKRGPRARRPFRRPRMQRGAGVSNKAAYIGLAVLAVITGGTSLLALTPQETPSSAAYAAAPKPSGFANAAAPKFSPAVQGVQDQIAASLTSTAWPELSPSLDALGNSSWAPEVYKDRCLTVPAEKWGVDCVYGDKKSSKVAVVLGDSMAASWMPAIRGALEPQGYRIEMLTRSACPVFAVTLANKDQEACGSHRAASFAYVAEHKPALVIVANLDSIGNTVAGKDVAAAMAEWETGGRDSLSKFGTSSKIVMLSVPPRGPNLNDCAVAGSTPQTCTAQISDFWWKVTAREKAAVEAEVKANVPVHYVDVSNWFCTPTAVCPPYIGNHPVRVDGIHMVGEYTATLSAVMAEALHDDSATAP
- a CDS encoding MBL fold metallo-hydrolase — translated: MSEWLEVGTDNYVLVTEGSLLNTGLVVGSERAMLIDTGCGPRQGREILDAVRQKTDLPLVVVNTHAHYDHFFGNAVFVEAGVTEFWAHQNCATEIDQRGDVQRRHVGTLEPEMAAGEGENVELVVPNAIVKDQPVLVDLGGLTATLFYLGRGHTDGDLLVGTPTTLYVGDLVEHGAHPSFEDSYPEEWADVLRHISALRHRYEFLIPGHGKPCSDQFVKTMANTMSTAVRQARQSIRDTPNDATKAIPVLPYGPEQSRWFIKRLQESRGESSRVS
- a CDS encoding lipopolysaccharide biosynthesis protein, whose protein sequence is MAALPRVDHALDRRGNTAKGISFSAFAGIASLVAGVVLLPLVLSAVGAAAYGTWLFLLAVASFLFFLDLGVGTAIVHFLSRSRSGDETTDPNRVTSTGLAWAAGACLLALSVFAAVAINYANEARQSVSDTEFSVMVLAGIGILATMAIRPMSSVLFGSGFLHVERTYQVVGVLVRVLGTLAACWLNGGIIGVVLAEAVALMVPPIIATFRVRRLQLVHMHWNKVSTAELKRMMAYSLGAFSVSMVGASILQFGTVIIGVIGNADQVAYFNAAFRIYASVRQVIGWLTDPFRSVLSRLYVRDLSKANVVLYDLLFVAFAASTIGCLLLLVTLPVVLEVWLAGSVPTTEVATAASALLAGLVLNALHIPLIPASDAAGSPGAFLTHQVMWLVSYAGFALILFPACGITGVALAMTIPLPVLEFAYLLTAGRTVNLNYKRWFTRVARPVLPVLILGLIAVSFTAIFPQPVYVVAAGIFFAGSSILLLFLTRVSWSYSSVLGSLRTEA